A genomic window from Chrysoperla carnea chromosome 3, inChrCarn1.1, whole genome shotgun sequence includes:
- the LOC123295623 gene encoding zinc finger BED domain-containing protein 4-like: protein MSSVKKKSTIWNLFTVISETKVKCDICGNELSTKNKATTNLLRHVKNKHNIVKVQKSVPAVSVCKKEENEEDLDESDNVNTFYAYDNYIPETSQIESTPEVSMKMKRSAAWKRFTLLSDSRARCNQCGKEISIKNKSTTNLIRHYKKKHLSIQIEKTFSMNEDNIATNEENSFDEDPLDIKPSISQDSPPPQKKLKPIKISLIRNKAIDMQLLKMIVKNYHPFDMIENVEFRKLISLLNPQYTIPDRKALNTLLTELHLKISNQIHEELRATSNSGVTITTDSWTSINNDHFQAITVHFLDENFTLKSYLLDCFRYNEEHSIDDISGEIKRISSEWNINEKISAVVTDNTKNISAAVEMCGWNHIPCFGHSLNAIVQSALLEIKTLHSKIKLIVEHFNSNTQAAENLESIQKQMGVPIQLKVVNDVKMYWISTYEMFTRILSIKESIISILTDTHLTEIDWFLLENVCEVLKFFEKITVEISAEKSVTISKLIFLCDLLLRKCYEFKNENILNETVESHEYLKFINKIIEQVETKLNYIGESMIIAEATLLDPRFKNFGFHDDNHFEKARQSVLNYMTSLEERIGSKDSLFHHVNVKTESDSLWNQFDIQTKQVIQNRNPRDDAVLELDKYLQEPLLPRSENPLIWWQQRKNIYPKLITLVKNRLCVIPTSLPHERIFSKNSGILHENRNRLSGSKISKILFLNANLDFLIN, encoded by the coding sequence ATGAGTTCTGTAAAGAAAAAAAGCACAATTTGGAATCTTTTTACTGTTATATcagaaacaaaagtaaaatgtGATATATGTGGTAACGAACTTTCAACAAAGAACAAAGCAACCACTAACTTACTCAGacatgttaaaaataaacacaatatcGTTAAAGTACAAAAAAGTGTTCCCGCAGTAAGTGTGTGCAAAAAAGAGGAAAATGAAGAAGACTTAGATGAATCAGATAACGTAAATACGTTCTATGCTTACGATAATTATATACCAGAAACATCGCAAATAGAATCAACGCCAGAAGTATCGATGAAAATGAAAAGAAGCGCAGCATGGAAACGTTTTACTCTTTTAAGTGATTCACGAGCAAGATGTAATCAATGTGGCAAAGAAATTTCCATAAAGAATAAATCAACCACAAACTTAATTAGGCATTATAAGAAAAAACACTTGAGTATacaaatcgaaaaaacattttcaatgaaTGAGGATAATATCGCCACAAATGAAGAAAATTCATTTGATGAAGATCCTTTAGATATTAAACCATCCATTTCCCAAGATTCACCACCACCGCAAAAGAAgttgaaacctattaaaataagtttaattcgAAACAAAGCGATTGATATGCAGTTATTAAAGatgattgttaaaaattatcatcCTTTTGATATGATTGAAAATGTAGAATTTCGAAAACTGATATCATTGTTGAATCCTCAATATACAATTCCCGACCGTAAAGCTTTGAATACGTTATTAACAGagttacatttgaaaatttcaaaccaaattCATGAAGAATTGAGAGCAACAAGTAATTCTGGTGTAACAATTACAACGGATAGTTGGACATCTATAAACAACGATCATTTCCAAGCTATTACCGTACattttttggatgaaaattttacgctaaaaagttatttattagaTTGTTTTAGATATAACGAAGAGCACAGCATTGATGATATATCCGGTGAAATAAAACGTATTTCTAGTGAATGGAACATAAATGAAAAGATTTCAGCAGTGGTTActgataatacaaaaaatatatctgcTGCGGTGGAAATGTGCGGATGGAATCATATTCCATGTTTTGGTCATTCACTTAATGCAATAGTTCAATCGGCACTTTTAGAAATAAAGACCTTACATTCAAAGATTAAACTTATTGTAGAACATTTCAATAGTAATACACAAGCTGCGGAAAATCTAGaaagtattcaaaaacaaatggGAGTTCCAATTCAATTGAAAGTTGTTAATGATGTGAAAATGTATTGGATTTCCACTTATGAAATGTTTACCAGAATTTTAAGCATTAAAGAATCCATTATTTCCATTTTAACGGACACCCATCTAACAGAAATTGATTGGTTTTTACTAGAAAACGTTTGTGAAGTATTAAAATTCTTCGAGAAAATAACTGTAGAAATAAGCGCGGAAAAATCAGTTACAATatcaaagttgatttttttatgtgatttaTTACTTAGAAAGTgttatgaattcaaaaatgaaaatattctaaatgAAACAGTCGAATCTCATGagtatttaaagtttataaacaaaatcatcGAACAAGtagaaacaaaattgaattatataggAGAAAGTATGATAATAGCGGAAGCAACACTTTTAGATCCACGATTTAAGAACTTTGGATTTCATGATGATAATCATTTCGAAAAAGCTAGACAATCTGTTTTGAATTATATGACTTCTTTGGAAGAAAGAATCGGTTCAAAAGATAGTTTGTTTCATCATGTGAATGTAAAAACAGAAAGTGATAGTTTATGGAATCAATTCGACATACAAACTAAGCAAGTAATCCAAAATAGGAATCCACGAGATGACGCCGTTCTTgaattagataaatatttacaagagCCGCTTCTTCCAAGAAGTGAAAATCCATTAATTTGGTGGCAgcaacgaaaaaatatttatccaaaacTTATAACATTAGTTAAAAATCGACTTTGTGTTATTCCAACATCTTTACCACATGAACGTATCTTTTCGAAAAATAGTGGGATACTACATGAAAACCGAAATAGACTTAGTGGTTCAAAAATCtccaaaatattattcttaaacgcaaatttagattttttaataaactaa
- the LOC123296390 gene encoding serine/arginine-rich splicing factor 7-like: MSLRRKMSRYATDCKLYVGDLGSNASKQELEDAFSYYGPLRNVWVARNPPGFAFVEFEDPRDAEDAVRGLDGRTVCGRRARVEMSNGKSGGGGRYRGPPPRSRGRPFHPDDRCYECGDRGHYARDCTRHRKGGSGRRRSNSRSSRDRSRSRSKDRRSHSRSESDRSRSRSRGRRDKSKSKSPRSGSEGGGRHHRSRSNSRNNDKLRSKSRSHSRSKSRSRTENGVTSPKN, from the exons ATGAGTTTgag acgtAAAATGTCTCGTTATGCTACCGATTGTAAATTGTATGTTGGAGATTTAGGAAGTAATGCTTCAAAACAAGAATTAGAAGATGCATTTAGTTATTACGGTCCCTTGCGTAATGTTTGGGTTGCTAGAAATCCACCAGGATTTGCATTTGTTGAATTTGAAGATCCTAGAGACGCAGAAGATGCTGTTAGGGGATTAG ATGGTCGAACCGTTTGCGGTAGAAGAGCACGAGTTGAAATGTCTAATGGAAAAAGTGGTGGTGGAGGTCGTTACCGTGGTCCTCCACCAAGATCACGTGGTCGACCATTTCATCCAGATGATAGATGCTATGAATGTGGAGATCGTGGACATTATGCAAGAGATTGTACTCGACATCGTAAAGGTGGAAGCGGTCGTCGAAG atCTAACAGTCGTAGTAGCCGAGATCGATCTAGATCACGTTCAAAAGATCGTCGCAGTCATTCACGAAGTGAATCCGATCGCTCCAGATCCCGTTCACGGGGCAGAAGAGATAAGTCTAAATCAAAATCTCCACGTTCTGGTTCGGAGGGTGGAGGGCGTCATCATCGAAGTCGTTCAAACAGtcgaaataatgataaattaagATCAAAATCTAGGTCGCATTCACGATCAAAATCGAGGTCACGCACAGAAAATGGAGTTACttctccaaaaaattga
- the LOC123296396 gene encoding small integral membrane protein 14 produces MSDDDGSAMDLCECVWGHEMAMRRLLSLLRQSQSLCTDTECFNPTSQQQQLNNNNADANLLMISLMIVFALALYLLRPRSITNSNTDHIKKPSNPNSEFGPDPNGPSSPPPPPPSSTF; encoded by the exons ATGTCGGACGATGATGGATCCGCTATGGATTTATGTGAATGCGTTTGGGGCCATGAAATGGCAATGAGACGTTTATTGTCTTTA CTGCGGCAATCTCAATCTCTTTGCACGGACACAGAATGTTTCAAtc CTACATCTCAGcaacaacaattaaataataacaatgcaGACGCCAACTTATTGATGATAAGTTTAATGATTGTTTTCGCTCTTGCATTGTATTTATTACGACCACGATCAATAACCAATTCCAATACTGATCATATAAAAAAACCTTCAAATCCCAATTCTGAATTTGGACCG gatCCAAACGGACCATCATCACCACCTCCTCCGCCACCATCAAGTACATTTTGA
- the LOC123296391 gene encoding mitochondrial intermediate peptidase, with protein MLRLNRFTIKHLVKKYSTLTSNKNTSLSLTFNQRPTRHKVNINQLLLSPDQSTGLFGWSTLKSPDGFYILEEQCQIKTQQLITEALNHDRKRKMVEIFDDMSDTLCKVADLAEFIRLAHPNFKYTNAAEYACIKISEIVEQLNTNRNLYNVLLEQRNVPQENSIDKHVIDLFLFDFEQSGIHLTDDQLRNYVVQLNNYILQIGQKFVNNTVQPRFISNNIPNIPKDLLINDQITGLCADSNNPLIREYGYKLYLQPDKEQEYLLDSLLDSRLKLAQTCGFQTYCDRAVKASIVETPKFIQEFLSILNDNIKSRSLYDFQLMQKSSNLSKINCWDVPYLNNKLKKDLLRIDHYEYAPYFSLGNCMEGLNMLMQSLYGIQLRNEETEPGELWSNDVYKLSVVHENEGVLGYIYCDFYERELKPNQDCHYTIQGGKQLANGYQLPIVVVMLNLPMPRWSSPTLLTPNLVDNLFHEMGHAMHSMLARTKYQHITGTRCSTDFAEVPSILMEYFANDSRVLSKFARHFQTNEQISDEMLERLCLSRNLFIASETEMQLFYSALDHRYHNCKEHIPNSTTATLAETQKEYYTLPYVENTAWQLRFSHLVGYGAKYYSYLISRAVASWIWQQYFEMDPFSRTNGERYRRECLAHGGGKPPRNLVNDLLKKECTPSNLAMALINEIDLKQDKH; from the coding sequence atgttaCGTTTAAATCGTTTCACCATCAAACATctggttaaaaaatattcaacattaACATCAAATAAGAATACATCGTTGTCATTAACATTTAATCAACGACCAACACGTCACAaagttaatattaatcaattactATTATCACCAGATCAATCAACTGGTTTATTTGGTTGGTCAACATTAAAATCACCCGAtggattttatatattagaagAACAATGTCAAATCAAAACACAACAATTAATTACAGAAGCATTAAATCACGATCGTAAACGTAAAATGGTTGAAATATTCGATGATATGTCTGATACATTATGTAAAGTTGCTGATTTAGCTGAATTTATACGTTTagcacatccaaattttaaatatacaaatgcCGCTGAATATGCATGTATTAAAATCAGTGAAATTGTTGAACAATTAAATACAAATCgtaatttatataatgttttattggAACAACGTAATGTTCCACAAGAAAATAGTATCGATAAACatgttattgatttatttttatttgattttgaacAGAGTGGTATTCATTTAACTGACGATCAATTACGTAACTATGttgtacaattaaataattatatattacaaattggtcaaaaatttgttaataataccGTACAACCACggtttatatcaaataatataccAAACATACCGAAAGATTTATTAATCAATGATCAAATAACTGGTTTATGTGCGGATTCAAATAATCCGTTAATACGAGAATAcggttataaattatatttacaaccTGATAAGGAACAAGAATATTTATTAGATTCATTATTAGATTCACGATTAAAATTAGCACAAACATGCGGTTTTCAAACATATTGTGATCGTGCTGTTAAAGCAAGTATTGTTGAAACACcaaaatttattcaagaatttttatcaattttaaatgataatattaaatcaCGTTCACtttatgattttcaattaatgcaaaaatcatcgaatttatcgaaaattaattGTTGGGATGtaccatatttaaataataaattaaaaaaagatttactaCGAATTGATCATTACGAGTATGCACCATATTTTTCATTAGGAAATTGCATGGAAGGTTTAAATATGCTGATGCAATCATTGTATGGGATACAATTACGTAACGAGGAAACGGAACCTGGTGAATTATGGTCGAATGATGTGTATAAATTATCCGTTGTACATGAAAATGAAGGTGTTTTAGGTTACATTTACTGTGATTTTTATGAGAGGGAATTAAAACCAAATCAAGATTGTCATTATACGATTCAAGGTGGAAAACAATTAGCAAATGGATATCAATTACCAATTGTTGTGGTTATGTTAAATTTACCAATGCCACGATGGTCATCTCCAACATTATTAACACCAAATTTAGTTGATAATTTATTCCATGAAATGGGTCATGCTATGCATTCAATGTTAGCTCGGACAAAATATCAACATATAACTGGTACACGTTGTTCAACTGATTTTGCGGAAGTCCCATCAATTTTAATGGAATATTTCGCAAATGATTCACgtgtattatcaaaatttgcaCGACACTTTCAAACGAACGAACAAATATCGGACGAAATGTTAGAACGATTATGTTTATcacgtaatttatttattgctaGTGAAACTGaaatgcaattattttattcgGCGTTAGATCATCGTTATCATAATTGTAAAGAACATATACCAAATAGTACAACGGCAACATTAGCTGAAAcacaaaaagaatattatacatTACCATATGTGGAGAATACCGCATGGCAATTACGTTTTAGTCATTTAGTTGGTTATGGTgctaaatattattcatatttaatatctaGAGCAGTTGCTTCATGGATCTGgcaacaatattttgaaatggaTCCATTTAGTCGAACGAATGGGGAACGTTATCGTAGAGAATGTTTAGCTCATGGTGGTGGTAAACCACCAAGAAATCTAGTAAATGATTTACTTAAGAAAGAGTGTACACCAAGTAATTTGGCAATGgctttaataaatgaaattgatttaaaacaagacaaacat
- the LOC123296392 gene encoding zinc finger CCHC domain-containing protein 8 homolog encodes MSSNGLKRTRWSSNDNNSTLNSFTNDSNDDDSNDEPPTKIQIKTNDLTNYLPTSNKYINDLLQQIDELKQKVHDLEEQQNKIEDKTPLLTIKYQNESVADKYNKQIVPFLKETFQDSDISCQLTSIKVFEKKIPDNNEVEVIEINDESQNVDEIILSDNCTDESPVVVDDMICLDTTPNVLTDNTDDVQYNVLSAPKNQKNNISNFSCFNCGDQDGVKHNLKDCPLPKNWERINAARKKFKDVQTHNQRYHVADNDDSRFAAFKPGGELSRELRHALGLKSKEIPLHIYKMRMLGYPPGWYQELVTHNDTLSMFTDNQNESTIDNNGTIDTSNIIVKDSMIIEYPGFNVPLKKDMKDEYWKYKVPPIQECHLKQNFILYLNQCRNSSSVNTNKDSIIIDTNKDNIIDISTDNTDDDDNDDDRLSVEMEIIPNSDEPLPVPIDITDTNSQDELPSTNKINDNNQNDNENGDSNQESSDAFDNNDNNTSSSTFSNNDNKSTPTLARTPLLSKVSTYRTLPEMDKFSKDMGPLIMFENLSDSVGTYNKMKGLLSKVRTTLKNIHPYPS; translated from the exons ATGTCATCAAATGGATTAAAACGAACCAGATGGTCGtcaaatgataataattctacattaaattcatttacaaaTGATTCAAATGACGATGATTCGAATGATGAACCACCaactaaaatacaaataaaaacaaatgatctCACTAATTATTTACCAACAAGTAATAAATACatcaatgatttattacaaCAAATTGATGAATTAAAGCAAAAAGTACATGATTTAGAAgagcaacaaaataaaatcgaagATAAAACAccattattaacaattaaatatcaaaatgaaagtgttgctgataaatataataaacaaattgtgccatttttaaaagaaacatttcaaGATAGTGATATTAGTTGTCAATTGACTTCGAttaaagtatttgaaaaaaagatacCGGATAATAATGAAGTAGAAGTGATAGAAATTAATGACGAATCACAAAATGttgatgaaataatattatctgATAATTGTACTGATGAAAGTCCAGTTGTTGTTGATGATATGATATGTTTAGATACAACACCAAATGTTTTAACTGATAATACTGATGATGTTCAATATAATGTATTATCAGcgccaaaaaatcaaaaaaataacataagtaATTTTAGTTGTTTTAATTGTGGTGATCAGGATGGcgttaaacataatttaaaagattGTCCACTCCCTAAAAATTGGGAGCGAATAAATGCAGCacggaaaaaatttaaagatgttCAAACACATAATCAACGTTATCATGTTGCTGATAATGATGATAGTCGATTTGCTGCGTTTAAACCAGGTGGTGAATTATCTAGAGAATTACGACATGCATTAGGTTTAAAATCGAAAGAAATACcgttacatatttataaaatgagaaTGTTAGGTTATCCGCCTGGATGGTATCAAGAGTTAGTTACGCATAATGATACGTTATCAATGTTTACTGATAATCAAAACGAGAGTACAATTGATAATAATGGCACAATTGATACATCAAATATTATTGTCAAGGATTCCATGATTATTGAATATCCAGGATTTAACGTTCCATTAAAGAAGGATATGAAAgat gaatATTGGAAATATAAAGTGCCACCGATTCAAGAATGTCACTTGaaacaaaactttatattatacttaaatCAATGCAGGAATTCATCATCAGTTAATACTAATAAAGACAGCATTATTATTGATACAAACAAAgacaatattattgatatttcaaCAGATAATACCGACgatgatgataatgatgatgataGACTCAGTGTTGAAATGGAAATTATACCAAATAGTGATGAACCATTACCTGTTCCAATAGACATTACTGATACCAATAGCCAG GATGAATTACcatctacaaataaaattaatgacaataatcaaaatgataatgaaaatgGAGATAGTAATCAAGAAAGTAGTGACgcttttgataataatgataataatacatCATCATCAACGTTCTCAAATAATGATAACAAATCAACACCAACACTTGCTCGTACACCACTCTTATCAAAAGTATCAACATACAGAACATTACCAGAAATGGATAAATTTAGTAAAGATATGGGACCATtaattatgtttgaaaatttatctgatTCTGTtggtacatataataaaatgaaaggtTTATTAAGTAAAGTTAGGacgactttaaaaaatatacacccGTATCCATCGTAG
- the LOC123295885 gene encoding MORN repeat-containing protein 3-like gives MPFLHNHKKPKVWWVSAYAATKKTGLQNTVYTVSRDVYVGEWANNVYQGKGRLITNHGTKVYEGDFNNHIREGYGTYAKLAKDKISHQLYYVGEWKNNKFHGNGTKYYYNDDGTSSMYIGNFVKGKRSGYGRMWYADCSYYDGDWENDLYNGFGMFVQTNGNRYEGEFKAGLKHGKGRFYHLNVGQLQEGLWIDDMCKVSTIIIIPFRQSALNPTEYPIPPVKLVDPEDIIKKSMEEHQKHK, from the exons atgCCATTTTTACACAATCATAAGAAACCCAAAGTGTGGTGGGTATCTGCATATGCTGCTACCAAAAAAACGGGATTACAAAATACGGTTTATACAGTTTCTCGAGATGTATATGTTGGTGAATGGGCCAATAATGTTTATCAag GAAAAGGGCGTTTGATTACAAATCATGGTACAAAAGTATATGAAGGtgattttaataatcatattcGCGAGGGTTATGGCACTTATGCGAAATTGGCCAAAGATAAAATATCACATCAATTATATTATGTGGGtgaatggaaaaataataagtttcatGGTAATGGtactaaatattattacaatgatGATGGGACTAGTTCTATGTATAttggaaattttgtaaaagGGAAACGTAGCGGTTATGGTAGAATGTGGTATGCAGATTGTTCATATTACGATGGGGATTGGGAGAATGATTTATATAATGGCTTTGGAATGTTTGTTCAAA ccaATGGCAACAGGTACGAAGGGGAATTTAAAGCAGGTTTGAAACATGGGAAGGGtcgattttatcatttaaatgttGGTCAATTACAAGAAGGGTTATGGATAGATGATATGTGTAAAGTCAGTACCATAATTATAATTCCATTTAGACAGTCAGCTTTAAATCCAACGGAATACCCAATACCAccg GTTAAATTAGTTGATCCAGAAGATATCATCAAAAAATCAATGGAAGAGcatcaaaaacataaataa
- the LOC123296393 gene encoding calcium release-activated calcium channel protein 1-like — protein MSVWSTSTAGIGDSGAFFNPLRRNQSSGGNCSWYNQSLLLNNRQYKFSSVRMSQMDDGGGGNGGGGGEGLHTPSYLSWRKLQLSRAKLKASSKTSALLSGFAMVAMVEVQLNSDTKVPQEVLVAFAICTTLLVAVHMLALMISTCILPNIDAICNLHSISLVHESPHERLHWYIETAWAFSTLLGLLLFLCEIAILCWVKFYDFSKTAAWSASIVLIPVLVIFLAFAIHFYRSLVEHKYETTISGIRELELIKEQIERGGDDLLLSQNNGSTRPGTGYNEINQLINTHVV, from the exons ATGTCTGTTTGGTCAACAAGTACGGCAGGTATAGGAGATTCAGGTGCATTTTTCAATCCGTTAAGGCGCAATCAAAGTAGTGGAGGAAATTGTTCATGGTATAATCAATCGTTACTGTTAAATAATAGA CAATATAAATTCTCATCAGTAAGAATGTCACAAATGGATGATGGAGGCGGTGGAAATGGTGGAGGCGGTGGTGAAGGTTTACATACACCTTCATATTTATCATGGCGTAAATTACAATTAAGTCGTGCCAAATTAAAAGCATCAAGTAAAACATCTGCACTATTATCAGGTTTTGCAATGGTTGCAATGGTTGAAGTACAATTAAATAGCGATACAAAAGTACCACAAGAAGTGTTAGTTGCATTCGCTATCTGTACAACGTTACTCGTTGCTGTACATATGTTAGCATTAATGATATCAACATGTATTTTaccaaatattgatgctatctgTAATTTACATTCGATATCGTTGGTACACGAATCACCACATGAACGTTTACATTGGTATATTGAGACAGCATGGGCATTCTCAACATTATTaggtctattattatttttatgtgaaattgcaattttatgttgggtcaaattttatgatttctcGAAAACAGCTGCATGGTCTGCATCAATTGTTTTGATACCAgtattagttatatttttagcGTTTGCAATACATTTTTATCGATCGTTAGTTGAACATAAATATGAGACGACAATTAGTGGTATACGTGAATTAGAGTTAATTAAGGAACAAATTGAACGTGGTGGTGATGACTTGTTGTTATCACAAAATAATGGATCCACTAGACCTGGTACTGgttataatgaaattaatcaATTGATTAATACACATGTTGTCTAG